Proteins encoded by one window of Enterococcus saccharolyticus subsp. saccharolyticus:
- a CDS encoding M42 family metallopeptidase — translation MFNKEETLSFLVELLAINSPTGYTKQAIDFVQTTVESFGYETIRTPKGNLMVQVAGQDTTQTRGLSAHVDTLGLMVRSINSDGTLALTKLGGPLTPTLDGEYCDIITREDTVYTGTILSNTPSIHVFPDASTKTRDIDNLVVKLDERVTNKEDVQALGIQNGDIVAYDPKVVVTDSGFVKSRFLDDKASVAILVSLLKTLKQEHIVPATNLTFIFSTYEEVGHGAAWIPADITELLAVDMGCIGLDLECTEYDVSICAKDSSGPYDYEMTTRLVQYAKENDLNYAVDIYPMYGSDASAALGGGANIRAALIGPGVASSHGMERTHVDAIENTFKLLVAYIKK, via the coding sequence ATGTTTAACAAAGAAGAAACACTTTCATTTTTAGTAGAATTATTAGCAATTAATAGTCCGACTGGTTATACGAAACAAGCGATTGATTTCGTTCAAACAACTGTCGAATCATTTGGTTACGAAACAATTCGTACACCAAAAGGAAATCTGATGGTCCAGGTTGCCGGACAAGACACGACACAAACACGTGGTTTAAGTGCTCATGTGGATACGTTAGGTTTAATGGTTCGTTCCATTAATAGTGATGGCACGTTAGCTCTAACCAAATTAGGTGGTCCTTTAACACCAACCTTAGATGGTGAATACTGCGACATTATCACTCGTGAAGATACCGTTTATACGGGAACCATTTTATCAAATACGCCTTCCATTCATGTTTTTCCAGATGCTTCCACCAAAACACGTGACATCGACAATTTAGTCGTAAAATTAGATGAACGTGTCACGAACAAGGAAGACGTCCAAGCATTAGGCATTCAAAATGGGGATATTGTCGCTTACGATCCAAAAGTCGTTGTCACAGATTCTGGTTTTGTCAAATCACGTTTCTTAGATGACAAAGCTTCGGTAGCGATTTTAGTCAGCTTGTTAAAAACACTGAAACAAGAACACATTGTACCTGCGACTAATTTAACATTTATTTTTTCAACATATGAAGAAGTTGGTCACGGAGCTGCATGGATTCCTGCAGACATTACCGAATTATTAGCTGTCGATATGGGTTGTATCGGATTAGATTTGGAATGTACGGAGTATGACGTATCCATTTGTGCCAAAGATTCTTCTGGTCCATATGATTATGAAATGACGACCCGTTTAGTGCAATACGCGAAAGAAAACGACTTGAATTATGCTGTCGATATCTACCCAATGTATGGTAGTGACGCGTCTGCTGCTTTAGGTGGCGGGGCAAATATTCGCGCAGCGCTTATCGGACCAGGTGTTGCAAGTAGTCATGGGATGGAACGTACCCATGTTGACGCCATTGAAAATACCTTTAAACTTCTCGTTGCTTATATCAAAAAATAA
- a CDS encoding NAD-dependent epimerase/dehydratase family protein, with protein sequence MVRRNDRCCVASPLGHENANNPQLIDEAISGVTIVFEAAKKAGVKRIVMTSSQAAATPLAHTTGIIDETFWSDAENPELNAYRLSKLFAEQTAWSLAQQYDLQVTTILPGALKGMSLITRFSPLIAASMTACGDNENLNNNTHTINALYTLNKLIFQYFIVVSFYCVYFLHSNKFNARESA encoded by the coding sequence TTGGTTAGACGCAATGACCGATGTTGTGTCGCCAGTCCACTCGGCCATGAAAATGCCAATAATCCCCAATTAATTGATGAAGCCATTTCTGGAGTGACTATTGTTTTTGAAGCGGCTAAAAAAGCTGGAGTCAAACGAATTGTGATGACTTCCAGTCAAGCGGCAGCAACACCGTTGGCTCATACTACCGGAATCATTGACGAAACATTTTGGTCTGATGCTGAAAATCCTGAGCTAAATGCGTATCGTCTCTCGAAACTTTTCGCTGAACAAACAGCTTGGTCACTCGCTCAACAATATGATTTGCAAGTAACGACCATTTTACCAGGTGCCTTGAAAGGTATGAGCTTAATCACGCGATTTTCGCCATTGATTGCAGCCTCAATGACAGCTTGTGGTGATAATGAAAACTTAAATAATAATACCCACACAATTAACGCACTATATACACTTAATAAACTAATTTTCCAATATTTCATCGTCGTCTCCTTTTACTGCGTTTATTTCCTCCATTCTAACAAGTTTAACGCACGAGAATCTGCTTAA
- a CDS encoding alpha-isopropylmalate synthase regulatory domain-containing protein, which translates to MNMYSQGYDPKLDFSRLEEIRQRYEALTRITVPEKQPYSGDMVFTAFSGSHQDAISKGMKYREENQLDIWDVPYIPIDPVDIGRNYQTDVIRINSQSGKGGVGYLLETNYGIKLPYKMNEELGYAIKDISDKTNRELTTQEIYDAFISLYVNFHPHFDIVDYQFNQGEQPEVNLTILKDNQQIKTHSVGSGSLDAVNQAIKKTLGATYTLEVYEQNSLGKNSKAQACAQIGIASQGKMYWGSGIDQDIVKATLQALVTAVNRLENF; encoded by the coding sequence ATGAATATGTACTCACAAGGATATGATCCAAAATTAGACTTTAGTCGCTTGGAAGAAATTCGCCAACGCTACGAAGCATTGACACGGATTACGGTCCCTGAAAAACAACCGTATTCTGGTGATATGGTCTTTACTGCCTTTTCTGGTTCCCATCAAGATGCGATTTCAAAAGGCATGAAATACCGTGAAGAAAATCAACTCGACATTTGGGATGTGCCTTATATTCCGATTGATCCTGTTGATATTGGACGCAATTATCAAACAGATGTTATTCGGATTAATAGTCAATCGGGCAAAGGTGGCGTCGGTTATCTACTGGAGACCAATTATGGCATTAAACTACCTTACAAAATGAATGAAGAACTTGGTTATGCGATTAAAGATATTTCAGATAAAACCAATCGTGAATTGACAACACAAGAAATTTACGATGCGTTTATCAGCCTATATGTGAATTTCCATCCTCATTTCGATATTGTTGATTACCAATTTAATCAAGGCGAGCAACCTGAAGTCAATCTAACCATTCTAAAAGATAATCAACAAATTAAAACCCATAGTGTTGGTTCAGGAAGCTTAGATGCCGTCAATCAAGCCATTAAAAAAACACTTGGTGCAACGTATACACTGGAAGTCTATGAGCAAAATTCACTAGGAAAAAATTCCAAAGCACAAGCATGTGCCCAAATCGGAATTGCTTCACAAGGAAAAATGTATTGGGGGTCTGGCATTGACCAAGATATTGTCAAAGCTACCCTACAAGCATTAGTGACTGCCGTCAATCGTTTAGAAAATTTTTAG
- a CDS encoding endonuclease/exonuclease/phosphatase, translating into MKKLLKFSTIPFLVLLLVLVSFVSYLSLNEYRPTATEKLTPTKGEKMIDQKQALTITTYNIGYGGLSATEDFFMDGGKNVQPPNKEFVQKNLEAIAQTLHTAQADINLLQEVDRNSQRSYFMNQEAYLQEKLHLPSVYAYNFLVDFVPFPFPPIGRVASGITTFTDYHMTSASRIALPVPFKWPVRIANLKRALLETRFPIADSEQELVVFNLHLEAYDNGEGKIAQSKKLAELLANEYQKGNYVIAGGDFNQVFEGSHPFPVVSKDSWQAGTLAKKDLPEHFDFAYDDTYPTVRVLNGAYTGDYATSQVYVIDGFIVSDNLAIDAVQVTNTDFKATDHQLVKMTVRFL; encoded by the coding sequence ATGAAAAAACTACTCAAATTTAGCACCATTCCATTTTTAGTCCTTTTATTAGTACTCGTTAGTTTCGTCAGCTATCTTTCGCTAAATGAATACCGTCCAACAGCTACGGAAAAGCTAACACCCACTAAGGGCGAAAAGATGATTGATCAAAAACAAGCACTCACTATTACGACATACAACATCGGTTATGGTGGTTTAAGTGCAACCGAAGATTTCTTTATGGATGGGGGTAAAAATGTCCAACCACCTAACAAGGAGTTTGTGCAAAAAAACTTAGAAGCAATTGCCCAAACGTTACACACAGCGCAAGCAGATATTAATCTGTTACAAGAAGTCGATCGTAACTCTCAACGTTCGTATTTCATGAATCAAGAAGCCTATTTACAAGAAAAGTTACACTTACCAAGCGTGTATGCGTATAATTTTTTAGTCGATTTCGTTCCGTTTCCATTTCCTCCAATTGGGCGAGTTGCGAGCGGGATAACAACTTTCACCGATTATCACATGACATCAGCAAGTCGGATCGCTTTGCCGGTTCCTTTTAAATGGCCCGTACGCATAGCAAATTTGAAACGTGCACTGTTGGAAACTCGTTTTCCTATTGCGGACAGTGAGCAAGAATTGGTCGTTTTTAATTTACATTTAGAAGCCTACGATAACGGAGAAGGTAAAATCGCCCAAAGTAAAAAGCTGGCTGAATTATTAGCAAATGAGTATCAAAAAGGCAACTATGTGATTGCAGGTGGCGATTTTAATCAAGTGTTTGAAGGCAGTCATCCCTTCCCTGTAGTGAGTAAAGACAGTTGGCAAGCAGGAACTCTTGCAAAAAAAGATTTACCTGAACACTTTGATTTTGCTTACGATGACACCTATCCTACTGTGCGCGTGTTAAATGGCGCGTACACTGGCGATTATGCCACTTCGCAAGTCTATGTCATTGACGGTTTTATCGTTTCTGATAACCTAGCAATCGATGCCGTACAGGTCACAAACACCGATTTCAAAGCAACTGATCATCAATTGGTGAAGATGACTGTTCGTTTTTTGTAA